Proteins encoded in a region of the Streptococcus sanguinis genome:
- a CDS encoding Crp/Fnr family transcriptional regulator gives MITKEHYQYIRQHPAFVNLPVELFDKLAVEIQYRKIPKGQIIFFAGDRRERLFLLSQGYVRIEQYDSTDTFSYMDYVKKNSVFPYGGMFFDERYHYTASAVTNVEYFSIPIDLFEEYSKKSVDQLLFITKRLSQILEFQELRLRNVVAASASERVIQSLSLLCMDLCKEGDGLPFPISMKELAKLGATTRETVNQVLKKLLDEGRIEYDHKKLTFKDKEYFMKYLAGS, from the coding sequence ATGATTACCAAGGAGCATTATCAGTATATCCGGCAGCATCCTGCCTTTGTCAATCTGCCAGTGGAGCTTTTCGATAAATTGGCTGTAGAGATTCAGTATCGTAAGATTCCTAAAGGACAAATTATCTTTTTTGCGGGGGATCGTCGTGAGCGTCTTTTCCTCTTGTCTCAAGGCTATGTGCGGATTGAGCAGTATGATTCGACAGACACATTTTCTTATATGGATTATGTCAAGAAAAACAGTGTTTTCCCATATGGAGGAATGTTTTTTGATGAACGCTATCATTACACTGCCAGCGCTGTCACCAATGTCGAATATTTCTCTATTCCTATCGATTTGTTTGAAGAATATTCTAAGAAGAGTGTGGACCAGCTGTTGTTCATTACCAAGCGGCTATCGCAAATCTTGGAATTTCAGGAATTGAGATTGCGAAATGTCGTAGCGGCCAGTGCCAGTGAGCGTGTTATCCAGTCTCTATCACTGCTCTGCATGGATTTGTGCAAGGAGGGAGACGGTCTGCCATTTCCTATTAGTATGAAAGAGTTGGCAAAGCTAGGAGCTACGACCCGGGAAACGGTCAATCAAGTTCTGAAAAAGCTCTTGGATGAAGGTCGGATTGAATATGATCATAAAAAATTAACTTTTAAGGATAAAGAATATTTCATGAAATACCTTGCTGGAAGCTGA
- a CDS encoding YhfC family intramembrane metalloprotease, with product MISIHILIAMLLILGTVLVPLVYFKKTKHISLLVFLLGGVGFYLSSQVLENILHRIVLQPQADGTIALQTEKPWLYVLYGIAAAAIFEETARWVIFYWLQKKRPLTFRDGVAYGLGHGGIEALFVGIVSLLNFWVIAQVVTQGNAQTLAQIPQAVIDNVRSMSAGSIYLLALERILAILIQILLTFWVWKAVKEKAPVYFLAALGLHALIDLAPALAQVGFLPPLAVEALLLVEVVALVFLTKKILKVYLKERFNHGHQSNA from the coding sequence ATGATTTCCATTCATATCTTGATTGCTATGCTGCTGATTTTAGGGACAGTCCTTGTTCCTTTGGTTTATTTTAAAAAGACCAAGCACATTTCTCTATTAGTCTTTCTTTTAGGGGGAGTCGGTTTTTATTTATCGAGTCAAGTTCTGGAAAATATTTTGCATCGTATCGTTTTACAGCCTCAGGCTGATGGAACTATCGCTTTGCAGACGGAAAAACCTTGGCTATATGTTCTTTATGGTATTGCTGCGGCAGCTATCTTTGAAGAAACAGCCCGCTGGGTCATCTTTTACTGGTTGCAAAAGAAGCGTCCACTGACCTTTAGGGATGGTGTGGCCTATGGCTTGGGTCATGGTGGTATTGAGGCTTTGTTTGTTGGTATTGTCAGTCTCTTAAACTTTTGGGTTATAGCTCAAGTAGTGACTCAGGGGAATGCTCAGACGCTGGCTCAAATTCCTCAAGCAGTTATTGACAATGTCCGTTCCATGAGCGCTGGCAGCATCTATCTTTTGGCTCTTGAGCGGATCTTGGCTATTCTCATTCAAATCCTTCTGACCTTCTGGGTTTGGAAGGCGGTCAAGGAGAAGGCTCCAGTGTATTTTTTAGCTGCTCTGGGACTTCACGCCCTGATTGACCTAGCGCCTGCTCTGGCTCAGGTAGGCTTTCTTCCGCCACTGGCTGTTGAGGCTCTGCTCTTAGTAGAAGTAGTGGCACTAGTCTTTCTGACCAAGAAAATTTTGAAAGTTTACCTGAAGGAAAGGTTCAATCATGGGCATCAGTCAAACGCTTAA
- a CDS encoding autorepressor SdpR family transcription factor, giving the protein MGISQTLKALADPVRRGILEMLKHGPKSAGEIAQAFELTPATVSYHLSQLKKAGLLIEEKQKNFIYYSLDVTVFEEILAWFQSLGGGNENEKK; this is encoded by the coding sequence ATGGGCATCAGTCAAACGCTTAAAGCCCTAGCTGACCCAGTTCGAAGGGGGATTCTGGAAATGCTCAAGCATGGTCCGAAGTCTGCTGGGGAGATTGCTCAAGCTTTTGAGCTGACTCCTGCGACGGTATCCTACCACCTCTCTCAGCTAAAGAAAGCCGGTCTGCTCATAGAAGAAAAGCAGAAGAACTTTATTTATTACAGCTTAGATGTCACTGTTTTTGAAGAAATTCTTGCCTGGTTTCAATCTCTTGGAGGAGGAAACGAAAATGAAAAAAAATAG
- a CDS encoding DUF1648 domain-containing protein, whose protein sequence is MKKNSLQELGWALGVMLLPVLYAVWVYQTLPENLSIHFDLSGKGNAFLPKFLIISAFPIVMMLLEVMIYWSTVAKDILNPTFKHLIRWVFPFSFVLLYMATIYGGLDEDFDIRKIATVIVGVVFIIMGNYLPKKVQADRKPMNRKWAHLLVLLGFLIFIMAVFCL, encoded by the coding sequence ATGAAAAAAAATAGTTTACAAGAATTAGGTTGGGCGCTTGGCGTCATGCTCTTGCCAGTTTTATATGCCGTATGGGTCTATCAAACATTACCAGAAAACTTGTCTATTCACTTTGACTTATCTGGAAAAGGAAATGCTTTTTTACCTAAGTTTCTAATAATATCTGCTTTTCCAATTGTCATGATGCTGCTAGAAGTTATGATTTATTGGTCTACTGTTGCTAAAGATATCTTAAATCCCACTTTTAAACACCTTATTCGCTGGGTCTTCCCCTTTAGCTTTGTCTTACTCTATATGGCGACTATCTATGGGGGCTTAGACGAGGACTTTGATATCCGTAAAATAGCAACTGTGATCGTTGGTGTGGTTTTTATAATTATGGGAAATTATCTGCCGAAAAAAGTCCAGGCGGATAGAAAACCCATGAATAGAAAGTGGGCACATCTTTTAGTTTTGCTAGGCTTTCTTATTTTTATAATGGCTGTTTTCTGCCTGTAA
- a CDS encoding autorepressor SdpR family transcription factor: MGISETMKALADPVRREILEILKKGPKSAGEIAQVFDLTGATVSYHLSQLKKAGLIYEERQKNYIYYHLDATVFEEILVWIASLGGKNNENETEK, encoded by the coding sequence TTGGGAATTAGTGAAACCATGAAAGCCCTAGCTGATCCAGTTCGGCGGGAAATATTAGAAATATTAAAAAAAGGTCCTAAGTCGGCTGGTGAAATCGCTCAAGTCTTCGATTTGACGGGAGCGACGGTATCCTACCATTTGTCCCAGTTGAAAAAAGCGGGGCTCATCTATGAAGAACGGCAGAAAAATTACATTTACTACCATTTAGATGCCACGGTTTTTGAGGAAATTTTGGTCTGGATTGCCTCGCTAGGAGGGAAAAATAATGAAAACGAAACTGAGAAATAA
- a CDS encoding CPBP family intramembrane glutamic endopeptidase — protein sequence MTHTYQKTAHRSSLEILQEEAGAKNWWLSLPLAFLAIAAGSLISGALSQWLLLPSMTDANRLLIGIVSLSVFLGSSLLIILFVAKFWERRSLASFGLWKEKLGFNLLLGTALGFFLVLLAVGFNLLGGQLHIQVEKQFNLGIWLFFLVNFFFQALAEEMIYRGFVMNKLRTKLDLLPAVLLNSLLFAVIHIFKGGTPVLYILNVFLTGIFLSLLFALTDNLWLVIALHAANNMIYLGVFGVIGTGNNLQHGSFLQTTLTSQANSFLAGTPSEPLSGGLIAVIVMALAALLTAYLAKKKQVFS from the coding sequence AATCTTGCAAGAAGAAGCAGGGGCAAAAAATTGGTGGCTGAGCCTGCCGCTGGCTTTTCTTGCGATTGCTGCGGGAAGCCTCATCAGCGGAGCTTTGTCCCAATGGCTCTTGCTGCCGAGCATGACGGACGCCAATCGCTTACTGATAGGCATCGTTTCTTTATCCGTCTTTTTAGGTAGCAGTTTACTCATCATTCTCTTCGTCGCTAAATTTTGGGAGCGGCGCAGCCTTGCCAGTTTTGGACTTTGGAAGGAAAAATTAGGGTTCAATCTGCTGCTTGGTACAGCACTGGGTTTCTTCTTAGTCCTTCTGGCTGTGGGCTTCAATCTGCTCGGCGGACAGCTCCACATTCAAGTCGAAAAGCAGTTCAATCTAGGAATTTGGCTCTTTTTCCTGGTCAATTTCTTCTTTCAGGCGCTGGCTGAAGAGATGATTTACCGCGGCTTTGTCATGAACAAACTCCGCACCAAGCTGGACTTGCTACCGGCTGTCCTGCTCAACTCCCTGCTCTTTGCGGTTATCCACATTTTTAAAGGTGGAACGCCCGTCCTTTATATCCTCAATGTCTTTCTGACCGGGATTTTCCTTTCCCTCCTTTTTGCACTGACGGACAATCTCTGGCTGGTCATAGCGCTGCATGCGGCTAATAACATGATTTATCTAGGTGTCTTTGGAGTGATTGGGACGGGCAACAATCTCCAGCACGGTAGTTTCTTACAGACGACTTTGACCAGTCAAGCCAACAGTTTCTTAGCAGGAACGCCAAGCGAACCTCTATCAGGCGGGCTGATAGCAGTCATCGTTATGGCGCTGGCTGCTCTTCTCACCGCCTATCTAGCCAAGAAAAAGCAAGTGTTTAGCTAA
- the arcA gene encoding arginine deiminase → MSTHPIHVFSEIGKLKKVMLHRPGKELENLQPDYLERLLFDDIPFLEDAQKEHDNFAQALRNEGVEVLYLEQLAAESLTSPEIREQFIEEYLEEANIRGRETKKAIRELLRGIKDNRELVEKTMAGVQKVELPEIPEEAKGLTDLVESDYPFAIDPMPNLYFTRDPFATIGNAVSLNHMYADTRNRETLYGKYIFKYHPVYGGKVDLVYNREEDTRIEGGDELVLSKDVLAVGISQRTDAASIEKLLVNIFKKNVGFKKVLAFEFANNRKFMHLDTVFTMVDYDKFTIHPEIEGDLHVYSVTYVDDKLKIVEEKGDLAEILAENLGVEKVHLIRCGGGNIVAAAREQWNDGSNTLTIAPGVVVVYDRNTVTNKILEEYGLRLIKIRGSELVRGRGGPRCMSMPFEREEI, encoded by the coding sequence ATGTCTACACATCCAATTCATGTTTTCTCAGAAATTGGAAAACTGAAAAAAGTTATGTTGCACCGTCCTGGCAAGGAGTTGGAAAACTTGCAGCCGGACTATTTGGAACGTCTTCTTTTTGACGATATTCCTTTCTTGGAAGATGCACAAAAAGAACATGACAACTTTGCTCAAGCGCTTCGCAATGAAGGAGTTGAGGTGCTCTATCTTGAGCAGCTGGCTGCTGAGTCACTGACTTCTCCAGAAATCCGCGAGCAATTCATCGAAGAATATCTGGAAGAGGCCAATATTCGTGGCCGTGAAACCAAGAAGGCTATTCGCGAACTGCTCCGTGGTATCAAAGATAACCGAGAGTTGGTTGAAAAAACAATGGCAGGGGTTCAAAAAGTTGAATTACCAGAAATTCCTGAAGAAGCAAAAGGCTTGACGGACTTGGTAGAATCTGATTATCCATTCGCTATTGATCCAATGCCAAACCTTTACTTCACACGTGACCCATTTGCTACGATTGGTAATGCAGTATCGCTTAACCACATGTATGCGGATACTCGTAATCGTGAAACTCTCTACGGTAAATACATCTTCAAATACCACCCAGTATATGGTGGAAAAGTAGATTTGGTATACAATCGTGAAGAAGATACACGTATCGAAGGTGGGGACGAACTGGTTCTTTCAAAAGATGTGCTGGCGGTTGGTATTTCACAACGTACAGACGCAGCTTCTATCGAAAAACTCTTGGTCAATATCTTCAAGAAAAATGTTGGCTTCAAGAAAGTTTTGGCCTTTGAATTTGCCAACAATCGTAAGTTCATGCACTTAGACACTGTCTTCACTATGGTTGACTACGACAAGTTTACGATTCACCCAGAAATCGAAGGCGATCTTCACGTTTACTCTGTGACTTATGTTGATGACAAACTTAAGATTGTTGAAGAAAAAGGTGATTTGGCAGAAATCTTGGCAGAAAACCTTGGTGTGGAAAAAGTTCACCTGATTCGCTGTGGCGGTGGCAATATCGTAGCTGCTGCGCGTGAGCAGTGGAATGACGGTTCTAACACCTTGACTATCGCACCTGGTGTGGTAGTAGTGTATGATCGCAATACAGTTACTAACAAGATTTTGGAAGAATACGGCTTGCGTTTGATTAAGATCCGCGGAAGTGAATTGGTTCGCGGTCGTGGTGGACCACGCTGTATGTCTATGCCATTTGAACGTGAAGAAATTTAG